CAACCAACCGGAAATCAGTGACGGAAGATACATAGCCATGATGTGCAATTGGATGACCCGTTTGGCGTCATCCAGATCATGCCCGGCCATTTCCGTCATACTCAACGGGGTTGCCGTCATGATAAAGCTCATCACTGCGTAGCCAATGGCGGCGCCGCTGATAGCTGTCCAAACCAGCGGGTTTGCCAGAATCTCCCTGAGTGGGCGACCTCCGCCAACCACGGTTTCGGGCACCCGTTCTGACTTGGCACGGTACCCGAGCGCAAGAATGACAAACGCCAGGGCCTGAACCACGGCCAATCCAGCCCAACTGTACAGGAACGGGTAGGATTCAGATTGACCACTGCCCAGGCCAGCCACTTCAGGCCCCAACCAGGCTGCAACCAGGCCACCCAGCAACACTCTCGCAGCGGCCGAGCCGGCCAAATCCGGTGCAACCGACTCCATCGCCGCAAAACGATACTGATGCACCACGGCCAGGCCCGCACCACCCAGAACCGCAGCAAGACACATCAGGGTAAAGTGCGACTGCCAGGAAGCATAGGCCCCCAGCAAACCGGCAAGAACCCCGGAAACCGCGCCCAGAAGCATTACCTGCTTGCGCCCTACCCTCTCCATCAGCCAGGTCGCCGGCTTGATGGCCAAAACCGTGCCGACCACCACCAATCCGACCGGCAAGGTGGCCAGCTCTGGCGCAGGTGCCAGCAAACGCCCCTGGATGGAGCCGATGAATACGATAAAAGGCGCGGTGCACATGGCCAGCGCCTGGGCAGCCACCAGCACCCAGACATTCAA
The window above is part of the Marinobacter sp. THAF197a genome. Proteins encoded here:
- a CDS encoding MFS transporter; translation: MPLNVWVLVAAQALAMCTAPFIVFIGSIQGRLLAPAPELATLPVGLVVVGTVLAIKPATWLMERVGRKQVMLLGAVSGVLAGLLGAYASWQSHFTLMCLAAVLGGAGLAVVHQYRFAAMESVAPDLAGSAAARVLLGGLVAAWLGPEVAGLGSGQSESYPFLYSWAGLAVVQALAFVILALGYRAKSERVPETVVGGGRPLREILANPLVWTAISGAAIGYAVMSFIMTATPLSMTEMAGHDLDDAKRVIQLHIMAMYLPSLISGWLTRIVGIPLMMAAGLLAYLACILLAASGISFHHYLWALLLLGVGWNFLFVGGTTLLPQGYQQSERFRVQGLNDMMVFTAQATAALSAGAVLASVGWASLLLVAVPLLVLHSVLMSVWLLRSRRATTN